AGCTTCAACGTTACCGGGCTACACAACTCCGAatactgtggtgcaacagaaCATGCATGGAACTGTACATCGCACGGTACGTCCAGCAACAGATGCTTCGAGCAGTCCGTTGACCGAACCCGCAGAACCGTCCGAGGATAGTTCCACATCGGAAGGTAGCTTCAGTTCCAACGAAGCTAGTACCAACTATGATACCTCCCTATCGGAGCATGAGCTCACGTCGTTCGACACTTCCGGTTCGCTCGAGGTGCAGGGTGGAAGAAGCTTCGAAAGTGTGGAAGATCCTCTGCAATCGTTGACGGTAACGAATCTTACCACCGACCGCACCGAGGAAGACACGAAATCGAACTCAAACCCAAAACTATTGTCCGAGCCAAATGTGTCTAGCACTTCGGCGCAGATCGACCAACCGATTACAGCCACCTCAGGTGTGATGACCACTTCAACCACCACCGTATCAAGTGAGGACGAAAGCACAGGCTCAAACTGTACTGATCGGCCGTTCATAGACATGTCTCGCATTGAGAACCGGCACCCGTATCACCATCAGCGGCAGATGTTACGTGCAAACCGAATACAGCGTACATCGAACGCAACGGTTCAGTTGCACAGTGCCCGAAGCGGTGCAGGACAGGAACCATACCCGATGGACGATGAGAATGAGCACGTTGAGCTGTATGCTGCACAGTACGGCTACCGGGTCTATCGGTTGAAAGGTGACCTGATGCTCACGCTCATTGTTGAGTCGGACGATTTTGGGGCAATGCTATTCACGATCGATCGCATTAATGACCTTCGACTAGTGGTCGGTGGGCGGGGAAACGCCAGCATAGGTAAGTGGACAAGGGTGCAGTGGAAGCGAAAACAGAGAATCAGGTTACAAGATAATTTATTCTCCCCGAACGACCTTTGCCATCTAAATACCTTCGATTGTGAATCGACTCTGCACGAACGCTGTACGATTGTTACCGGGTAACCTCATTTTCTGATAGAGCTAATCACAGACGTGCCAAACATTTCGTTCAATTTGACTGTGTTTTGATGATATTTTGCTTGTTTATCTGCAGGTGTGAACATAATTCATCTCCTAAATACCTCGCTCAGCCAACGAACTCTGCAGCAGGAGGTAAATGTTCTGAAGGAATGCTCCACGAACACGATCGGTATCTTCGTCAGTTCGCGCTTATGGCCCTCGGTTCGCCTTCTGTCGGAAACACTCGACTACAACATATATCCGCTACCATCGACAAACGAGCTGCTTTTTACTAAAGCCGCCCATCTGCTGTACGAACTGCCCTGGTCGAACGGGAACTCGTCCGCGATGGTTTACTCCGGCTCGAATGAACTGTCTACCCGGTTCAATACCATCTGCCGCCATGAACATCTCTGCTTAGAGAACTATCCCAGTAGCGACACTATTTACATACTGCTGGGACTGGAACCGGCTATCAGCTTTGCGCTGAATGGTACACTCGTGCTGGTGCTGACGGGAAGTGATCGCTTGTATCTTCCTGGTGTGTATAATACCGAATCACTGTGCAACACTGACACCCTTCTAATGACCGTACACACTCTTATccatattttcaatttttagaTCTTCCGAATGGGGCGTACGTGATAGCGGAAACAGAACTGAATGTTGCCTCGCTCGGCTATTCCTGGGAGCGGTACGGTACTAGCTTCCGCGGCTCGGAACTCCTAGCCGGTGGTAGTCTACTACTCGAGGTGGTTGATCTTCTGAACCGTGCCGAAAGCGATTGCCGAAACGCAAGCATCGAGTGTATGAACAATTGGAAGTATCACGCAAAACGATCAACACCGGAGATACTGAAACGTCTCCGACTGCAGAATGCCACCCAGTCGATCAAGTTTGAGTTGCGTCAGAAGCGAATAAATGCAAGCCCGCTGGTAAACCGTACGGCAAGCATGCAAGATGATCATCCAGACGACAACGAGCTATGGTTAATTGCTGGCTCTAATGCGATCACTAACTACACGACCGTCTATGAGCGGCTAGCGACCAGTACGGACATACCGTCGAAGTTGGGTACAATTTTTTACTGCGCGAAAGAGTTTGAAATACGCCATCCAGATTTTATCGAGCGCCATCATCGTCCCGTGTACTACGGCGGTGTGCCCGATGCGGAAGAATACGGCGAGATGTACTGGCAGATCAAGATGGAGGCCTGGGTAGCGGCAGGTCTCACGGTATCATCGTTGGGCATACTGCTCTGTGCGGCTATACTGATCTTTCTGATCGTTCGTGTCTGCATGGACGACATTCTCGAAGGGCATCCGTTGGGGAGCATCTTACTGCTAGTGAGCTTGATACTACAGTTCGCTGCCTTCATCCCGTTCAGCCTCGAGTACACCGGTTATACGGCGGATCTTACGGGTCATCGGACGGATGCGATGCTAACGTGGAATGCGCACTGCACGGTGAAGATCTTCCTCGTTTCCATGTGCTACTGTATGACATTCTCGTTGCTGCTGTGCCGTGCGATCATGCTTGCCTCGATCGGTAGCGAAGGCGGCTTCCTTTCGCACATTAACGGATACATCCAGAGTGTGATCTGTGGGTTTAGCACCTTGGTTCAGCTTGGACTCTCCACTCAGCTCGTGATCGTACTGCACGCGAACGCACACAGTATCTCCTGCGGTGAAATATACTACGGACACTGGTTCTGGGCGGTGATAGCATACGACGGCGTGCTGCTGGTATCACTCATCTTTCTCGCACCGTTTATCTTCCGCTCGCAGCGCAACTACCGGGAGGGATTGCTGCTTGTGACGGGTTCGGTATTATGTTTGGTAATATGGACGGTTTGGATACCGCTCTGTATGTTCGGGTACGAGTGGCGTGAAGCTGCCATCTCGCTGGGATTGGTCGCTACCGCCTTGGCGGTGCTGGTTGGCATTATGATACCACGCTGCTTCCTGATGGTACGCAGCATCGCACGTTCGGATCTTGTACAGGCGCTTCCTTCGCTCACCTCACTAGCGTTTGCTCAAGCGAATCAATTTATTTCGGATCAGGTAGGCAACCGGAACGAATGACACTAGGTGCCATGCAATAATGACTATGAATAATGACTGTTGCTCCTTTCTTTAGAGCGTATATGAGTGCGTCAACCCGGCAATGCGACAACGATCTCCCACGGACGATAGTTTCGTTATGGATCAGGACCTGGATGAGGCATATTCGGCAAACAGTGAAATTCCAACGCTGCCACTACGGGGTCAACGACGTTTGCGTCAGGAAAATGGCACCATAACCATGAGCACTAGTAATGGCACGATTGGCAACCATAATGGCACGATCGTTTCACCGCTGGATCGTCCTGGTGGTAACGTCACCCACATAGCACCGAACTTCTATGGCATCACCAATCCGTACAGCTGTACCGACTCTTTAACATCAATTTCACCGAACAAGATAACACGTTTCTAGACACGCCACGGTCACGAAACAGATTGCTTTGTAAAGCGAGGAGCACCTATCAGCAAAACCTTATTTCGTAATATCGGTGCATAAATTCTAGTCAAACGCATCCTTGCACCGTGCAAGTGGGTGTTTCCggatgcgtgtgcgtgtgagttTGTCTAGTACGAGTTTGTCTTTTTAAAATATCCACGTGACAGACAATGTTCATTTTCATGTACTAAACTTCGATTTCCATTAGTTTTAACCATTTAGCTTAACGTAAGAACTATTTATTGTATAACAAATCGAATGAAAATAGACACACGAAAACTATGcgttttcaaattgtttttattccctgTTAGTCGGTCTAGTTTCAAATGTCGGTACGTATAGTACGGTACATGGTTCAGGGTTTGATTAtatattttgattttcttttgctatcCGATGGTTATCCGATAGTTATCCGATGGTTGTTCGATAGTTATCCGATAGTTATCCGACAGCTATCCGATAGTTATCCGATAATTATCCGATAGTTATCCGATAGTTATCCGATAGCTATCCGATAGTTATCTGATAGTTATCTGATGGTAATCCTATGGTTATTCGTTGATAATAcccaaccagcaattggaCTCCGGCtacccattttttattcggatctctcgttctggcctacatgcgacacgagataaaaaatcgaacacacacgtgatacacacgcaaaatcacggtacgcgatccacgccctccatcgcgcgtatacggatatcgcaacgcaccaacacattcaaagcaaccgaccgacaacgcgtgtgtcgacaggtacctgtgtactgtgctcgcgtctgccgacttagagttaaattttgtccttgcagcttacgcgcctatgtacgcataggcgaacacattcaaagcgaccgaccgataacgcgtgtgtcgacaggtacctgtgtactgtgctcgcgtctgccgacttagagtcaaattttgtccatgcagcttacgcgccttgcagctcagcatatgcggctcgaagcccacatattcaacctctcatttaaagcgtccaactgactggcgtgtgtggatttctgcatttaatcgtacttaaatttttatttatttataaaccatcggttgtaaagtattggcaacactttaactaaacaattggaacactttttcctaagatatttgaaggacaagcgcacaaattcaatgatcaaaactaggtataatttgatacattcgaagacattgctttgtggcgatcggtaacacacgggagtatttaacaatagcaggaaaagtttaagtgttagatacatacattgttctacaaaatggttaagaataagaaatgtagttgtTCTATACATatcagtggtgatttttccacaatttttacatatttttaagaataactagaaaagtagcagagatagataaaaatgatgttctacaaaaatgtaaagaataaaataatacatctttctatggtgtttgaaaagttctaaaacttataccaaaaattttttttcattatttttcaatgcaaaaattatttcaaaatgccttaaattttatgttttatttaaaaacagccaatcgccaagccatttgaatgtttttcaaaattttcaatgacaaaaatccttcccgttaggctttgtttataaaccgttagcaacgcacgtgagccaagctactcgcgcgaccctgaaggatgttcctattgctgctgctcgaccgacttaatccaatattctctttcattacagtactatcgccacgcaaatatatggggaaaaagagtatcattctctgataacggctctcacgagagagccagagagtggtgctagttcccccacccccctttttttgcataaaatcatatttttgctacgatccggcgtaggtccacacgctgcaaaagccgccgggcgactgaagcgggcgtggttacgcgccgctttatataccatgcggtgagagtgtgtgcgtgaaggtcgaagttcgtcttcctgtcggttgtctactcgaaagatacttgactcaaaacttgactatgaaggagcgtccagactgtagaccataacagttatacgtaacaaaattttgttatgttatacttgttacgcgtaacaaaaacagaatggcGAAATGTCGAATCCGTAccgtaacatatgctcgaatttagcaagttcgagttgttttgcaccggaaacaatttttaaacattggcgGTTGATTTAAGCACTGAACTAAACTTTTCCCCATGGtctttgtgcgaaaataatgtatttcagcaataaaatagattcttgttacgctacgcgggggattttgcgtccacacttgttacggtccgttcagtgttgccaaTTCATCctaaaatgcaattttatgtcaatttggttgccagaaacgccgattttctgctcgaaaaccattcgagcgtatgttacgcttacagtctggacgctccttgagaacaaaagaaactcgaccaagagactccgcctttgtaTGACTGGGTATGATACAATCGTAGTCCGATGATAGACCGATTGGTATTCCGATGGTCAGAATGGCAGCCTCTTCAGACCACCATCGAGAAGCCCGTTCAGGCAGCCATTGGGCAGCCCGTTCAGGCCGACATTAAGAAGCCCGTTCAGGTCGCCATCGGGTAGCCCGTTCAGACCACCATCGGGCAGCCTGTTCAGGCCACCTTCGGGACGCCTGTTCAGGCCGACACCGGGCAGTTCGTTCAGGCCGCCCTCGGGACGTTCAGGCCTGCATCGGGCAGCCCGGTTGGGCCGCTATCGGACAGCCCGGTCAGACCGGAATCGGGCAGCCAGGTCAGACTGCAAACGGACACCCCATTCAAGCCACTATCGGGCAGCTGGTTCAGGCCTAGTCAGGCCGCCATCGGGAAGCCCGTTCAGGCAGgcttaaaaaaattaaaaaatacagATATCACTTGACGAAGCGCATTGAAAATTGATATATACTCGTTTATGTTAAGAAATGCATTATTTTAATGGCAAAATACCTAATGCTAATTAGAAGAAAAAGAATACAATGAACTCGTGTTTCCGAAATCATTAATTATTTACAGTGTCGTGTAGTGTAGAGGCACCTTTGGCACAACAACCGGGgcgaaaaattttcgcctcgTTCATTTCGTCCCATTTTGACAGCTTCCATTCTGCTGCTGTCAATGTCGTCTGCGATCACGTTTACCAAGGCGAGGACTTTTTCCTAAACTTTCGGAATAAAATATTCTGGTTGGGTTGTGTATTAACGTTTGTTTCAGTGTGGTATCTTTTCATTCCCTTCCAAAATGGTAAGTATTTcgggttgttgtgttttaatACGTTTCATGTACGAAATTGTACGTGCAATAGCTACCATTTGTTTACCGGCTTGTAGGCCGAACATGCTTTTACCCATAAACTCTTCCCTTACACCGCTTTTTATGGTACTTAGGATTCTAAATCATGCaattaatgcaaataatattaGCAGACTTATGCTATTTAACGTGTATAGATCATAATAAACGCTCTGCGACGattcttttcattatttattaaagGCGAAAAATATCCTGGCCAACCTTCggctgtacacacacacacacacacacatatatatatatatacacgcTCGCCGACGTTCTCTATGATTCACCACCGGCTCCCTTGATTCTTTCTTCTTGCAGCAACCGCAAATCATTCTGCTCAAAGAAGGAACAGACACTTCTCAGGGAAAGCCTCAGCTCGTTTCGAACATCAATGCCTGCCAATCGATTGTCGATGCCGTACGGACGACACTGGGACCCCGTGGCATGGATAAGCTGATCGTGGACAGCAAGGGAAAGGCCACAATTTCCAACGATGGTGCAACGATCATGAAGTTGCTGGATATTGTACATCCGGCGGCGAAAACGCTCGTCGATATTGCTAAATCGCAAGATGCCGAGGTTGGAGATGGTACCACAAGTGTGGTCTTACTGGCCGGTGAATTTCTTAAACAATTGAAACCGTTCGTGGAGGAAGGTGTGCATCCGCGTATAATCATCAAAGCCGTTCGCAAGGCACTGAATCTATGTGTCACGCAGATCAACGAACTGGCGTTCAAGATCGAGAAGCACGACAATGAGAAGCACCGAGCGCTGCTGGAGAAATGTGCGGCTACTGCCCTTAACTCGAAGCTCATCCACCAGCAGAAGGAGTTCTTCTCGAAGATGGTGGTCGATTCGGTTACAACACTTGATGCGTTGCTTCCGCTGAACATGATCGGTATCAAGAAGGTTACCGGTGGCGCTCTGGAAGATTCTATGCTTGTGGAAGGGGTAGCCTTCCAAAAGACTTTCTCGTACGCTGGGTTCGAGATGCAGCCCAAGAGTTACGACAATGTGAAAATTGCGCTGCTAAACATTGAACTGGAGCTGAAGGCGGAGCGAGATAACGCAGAAGTGCGTGTCAACAATGTAGTCGAGTATCAGAAGGTGGTGGATGCGGAATGGCAAATACTGTACGATAAGATGGCCAAAATTCATCAATCTGGTGCTCAGGTTGTGCTGTCGATGCTGCCTATCGGTGATGTGGCGACACAGTATTTCGCCGACCGGGACATGTTCTGTGCCGGTCGCGTACCGCAAGAGGATCTAAAGCGCACGCAGAAGGCTTGCGGTGGTGCTGTCATGACGACGGTGCAGGACATCAGCGATAAGGTGCTGGGCAAGTGCGATCACTTCGAAGAGCGCCAGATCGGAAGCGAACGTTTCAACCTTTTCCAGGGCTGTCCGAATGCCAAGACGTGCACGATCATACTGCGTGGGGGTGCCGAACAGTTCCTGGAGGAAACGGAGCGTTCGCTACACGATGCAATCATGATCGTACGTCGTACGATTCGGAATGATTCGGTAGTGGCAGGTGAGTGTCCATAGTAGTCTGTGGTAATCGGGactcgtttttttgctttgattataataaaatatttggtTGTAGGTGGTGGTGCAATTGAGATGGAACTTTCGAAAATGCTACGCAACCATTCACGCACAATCGCCGGCAAGGAACAGTTGCTGATCGGTGCAATGGCTAAAGCGTTGGAAATTATCCCGCGCCAGCTGTGCGACAATGCTGGCTTCGATGCCACCAACATTCTAAACAAGTTACGCCAGAAACACGCACAAGGTAAGCGTTGGAGCTATTTCCATTtcctctatttcaactttcctTATTTCATTCTGCCACAGGTTGTCAATGGTACGGTGTGGACATTATGAAGGAACATATTGCGGACAACTTCGAAGCGTTCGTTTGGGAACCTTCCGTCATCAAGATTAACGCACTGACGGCTGCCTGCGAGGCTACTTGCATGATCCTGTCGGTGGACGAAACGATCAAAAGCCCCAGATCGGGTGGGGATCAACCAGTGCAGCCTCCGATGGGCCGTGGCATGGGACGTCCGTTTT
The Anopheles moucheti chromosome 2, idAnoMoucSN_F20_07, whole genome shotgun sequence genome window above contains:
- the LOC128299255 gene encoding protein bride of sevenless, with protein sequence MVTAVRKHKRRPSGTGGRGMAVERRVVPPHNTTAATGAPNIQRGTVCRPSENLPSCTVDLIVMEGKRWQRACVACLIGILLAFCQTIPHVRGQDEYLVQASSASTLPGYTTPNTVVQQNMHGTVHRTVRPATDASSSPLTEPAEPSEDSSTSEGSFSSNEASTNYDTSLSEHELTSFDTSGSLEVQGGRSFESVEDPLQSLTVTNLTTDRTEEDTKSNSNPKLLSEPNVSSTSAQIDQPITATSGVMTTSTTTVSSEDESTGSNCTDRPFIDMSRIENRHPYHHQRQMLRANRIQRTSNATVQLHSARSGAGQEPYPMDDENEHVELYAAQYGYRVYRLKGDLMLTLIVESDDFGAMLFTIDRINDLRLVVGGRGNASIGVNIIHLLNTSLSQRTLQQEVNVLKECSTNTIGIFVSSRLWPSVRLLSETLDYNIYPLPSTNELLFTKAAHLLYELPWSNGNSSAMVYSGSNELSTRFNTICRHEHLCLENYPSSDTIYILLGLEPAISFALNGTLVLVLTGSDRLYLPDLPNGAYVIAETELNVASLGYSWERYGTSFRGSELLAGGSLLLEVVDLLNRAESDCRNASIECMNNWKYHAKRSTPEILKRLRLQNATQSIKFELRQKRINASPLVNRTASMQDDHPDDNELWLIAGSNAITNYTTVYERLATSTDIPSKLGTIFYCAKEFEIRHPDFIERHHRPVYYGGVPDAEEYGEMYWQIKMEAWVAAGLTVSSLGILLCAAILIFLIVRVCMDDILEGHPLGSILLLVSLILQFAAFIPFSLEYTGYTADLTGHRTDAMLTWNAHCTVKIFLVSMCYCMTFSLLLCRAIMLASIGSEGGFLSHINGYIQSVICGFSTLVQLGLSTQLVIVLHANAHSISCGEIYYGHWFWAVIAYDGVLLVSLIFLAPFIFRSQRNYREGLLLVTGSVLCLVIWTVWIPLCMFGYEWREAAISLGLVATALAVLVGIMIPRCFLMVRSIARSDLVQALPSLTSLAFAQANQFISDQSVYECVNPAMRQRSPTDDSFVMDQDLDEAYSANSEIPTLPLRGQRRLRQENGTITMSTSNGTIGNHNGTIVSPLDRPGGNVTHIAPNFYGITNPYSCTDSLTSISPNKITRF
- the LOC128309762 gene encoding T-complex protein 1 subunit eta, with protein sequence MQPQIILLKEGTDTSQGKPQLVSNINACQSIVDAVRTTLGPRGMDKLIVDSKGKATISNDGATIMKLLDIVHPAAKTLVDIAKSQDAEVGDGTTSVVLLAGEFLKQLKPFVEEGVHPRIIIKAVRKALNLCVTQINELAFKIEKHDNEKHRALLEKCAATALNSKLIHQQKEFFSKMVVDSVTTLDALLPLNMIGIKKVTGGALEDSMLVEGVAFQKTFSYAGFEMQPKSYDNVKIALLNIELELKAERDNAEVRVNNVVEYQKVVDAEWQILYDKMAKIHQSGAQVVLSMLPIGDVATQYFADRDMFCAGRVPQEDLKRTQKACGGAVMTTVQDISDKVLGKCDHFEERQIGSERFNLFQGCPNAKTCTIILRGGAEQFLEETERSLHDAIMIVRRTIRNDSVVAGGGAIEMELSKMLRNHSRTIAGKEQLLIGAMAKALEIIPRQLCDNAGFDATNILNKLRQKHAQGCQWYGVDIMKEHIADNFEAFVWEPSVIKINALTAACEATCMILSVDETIKSPRSGGDQPVQPPMGRGMGRPF